Genomic DNA from Deferribacterota bacterium:
AGTACAATTAATAAACTGGCAGATAATCCCTTTTGAAAATCTCCTTCATTCATGTTTAAGTATATATATATGGGAATATTTGCAGTAACTCCTGATATGCCGCCACCAATCATTAGGGTTGCACCAAACTCCCCGAGACTTCTAAGCCAACTCAATATAAGCCCTCCCAAAACTGAGTTAAAGGCTAATTTAAAGGTTGTATCATAAAATGCTCTAAATTGAGATGCTCCAAGTGTCATTGCAATATGCTCATAGGTTGTTGGTATTAGTTCAAATGCATTTTTTGCAGCTTTTACAGTAAAAGGAAAGGAGATAAAGAACTGTGCAATAACAGCTCCCTTAAAGGTAAATATTACATTTAATATATTTATTATATAGGGAATGTTAAAAAAGATTAATAGGAGAGTACCAACTACAAGAGGTGGGATTATTAAAGGAATATCGAAAAGACTATCTAATAATCTACTAAATTTATTCTTTTCTCTAGCTAAATATAATCCAGAAGGTATACCAAAAAGAGCTGAAAATATTGTAGCTAGTACAGATGTTTTTATGCCAAACATTAGGGCATCAATAAAATTTTTATCCTTTAATAAAAGAAGAAAGGAATTTACATTGGTTAATATAAAGGATGTTGAAATTAGGATTAAAATACATAATGCTAAAATTATTGCAAAAATGCTGCAGGTTTTAATTAATTTCATTGTTATTTTTTATGCTCTTAAATCCAAAATTTTCATATATATGGATATTATCTTTAATATATTGAAAAACTGATTTTGCTAATTTTTTGTTTTTGCTTGTTTTTA
This window encodes:
- a CDS encoding ABC transporter permease subunit; this translates as MKLIKTCSIFAIILALCILILISTSFILTNVNSFLLLLKDKNFIDALMFGIKTSVLATIFSALFGIPSGLYLAREKNKFSRLLDSLFDIPLIIPPLVVGTLLLIFFNIPYIINILNVIFTFKGAVIAQFFISFPFTVKAAKNAFELIPTTYEHIAMTLGASQFRAFYDTTFKLAFNSVLGGLILSWLRSLGEFGATLMIGGGISGVTANIPIYIYLNMNEGDFQKGLSASLLIVLFAFICVITLKIIFAKKSYYIQ